In a single window of the Prochlorococcus marinus str. AS9601 genome:
- a CDS encoding DoxX family protein — protein MKKTFLKNKSIRSFLDFFARVSISAIFISAIPGKINDFERTVEYISSKGIPDQISSILLVGAIICLILGSGFLIFGENQKIGTVFLLLFLIPTTIIFHLFPFHQRAVFMNLGLIGGLIITAIREPK, from the coding sequence ATGAAAAAAACTTTTTTAAAAAATAAAAGTATCAGATCCTTTTTAGATTTTTTTGCAAGAGTATCAATTTCAGCAATATTTATCTCTGCAATACCAGGCAAAATAAATGATTTTGAAAGAACAGTTGAATATATTTCTTCAAAAGGTATTCCCGATCAAATTTCATCTATTCTTCTAGTAGGTGCGATTATATGTCTTATCTTGGGTTCGGGTTTTTTAATATTTGGAGAAAATCAAAAAATTGGTACAGTCTTTTTATTACTATTTCTTATTCCAACAACAATAATTTTTCATTTATTCCCTTTCCATCAACGAGCAGTATTTATGAATCTAGGTTTGATAGGTGGATTAATTATTACTGCAATAAGGGAACCAAAATAA
- a CDS encoding DUF3804 family protein, with amino-acid sequence MNDKETIISLLDEFANPKKMASFFVDNATPEFLFIRPSGNPIDAKGFEQMITGDIVQEKAEITKIHRFEFLSENIVMCIFTLGSKFTYKGAPNDDLPTVTSIFKKVNNVWKIHWMQRSTGNSDLSLWD; translated from the coding sequence ATGAATGATAAAGAAACAATAATTTCATTATTAGATGAGTTTGCTAATCCAAAAAAAATGGCATCATTTTTTGTTGACAATGCTACTCCAGAATTTTTATTCATAAGACCGAGTGGTAATCCAATAGATGCAAAGGGATTCGAACAAATGATTACTGGTGATATAGTTCAAGAAAAGGCAGAAATAACCAAAATTCACAGATTCGAATTTTTAAGCGAAAATATCGTAATGTGCATCTTTACACTAGGTTCAAAATTTACTTACAAAGGGGCTCCTAATGACGACTTACCAACAGTGACATCCATTTTTAAAAAAGTAAATAATGTTTGGAAAATTCACTGGATGCAAAGATCTACCGGAAATTCGGATTTATCTTTATGGGACTAG
- a CDS encoding NAD(P)/FAD-dependent oxidoreductase, giving the protein MEPFDLAVVGGGAAGFMTAITAAENGVKRIIILEGTSKLMEKVRISGGGRCNVTNATWIPKELVENYPRGGIQLLESFNRFAPGDVYDWFEKKGLKLKIEKDLRVFPVSNSSSDVIDCLRKSALSKNVEILTKFFVKEISKTPDNIFNIFSIKKEKVTSKNIILSTGGNPSGYKLAQNLGHNIVKPLPSLFTFSTKEPNLDECSGVSVKGIDIEIKLNTKTFQNRGDLLITHWGFSGPAVLKLSSIAARELYNQKYKFNLIIKWSALSYEELKEKVNYLRLNKGKVNLINSRPLPKLTKRLWIFLLNKVGIDKEKKWADLLADEREKMINILKRDKYIISGKGPFGEEFVTSGGVKINEVNFKSMESLICPGLFFSGEVLDVDGITGGFNFQHCWTSGWIAGIAVSKLNH; this is encoded by the coding sequence TTGGAACCTTTTGATTTGGCAGTTGTAGGAGGTGGTGCAGCCGGTTTTATGACAGCAATAACTGCTGCTGAAAATGGAGTAAAAAGAATAATAATTCTTGAAGGTACTTCAAAACTTATGGAGAAAGTAAGGATTAGTGGAGGGGGAAGATGTAACGTCACTAATGCGACATGGATACCGAAAGAACTAGTTGAGAATTACCCCAGAGGTGGGATTCAGCTCTTGGAATCATTTAATCGTTTTGCTCCTGGAGATGTATATGATTGGTTTGAGAAAAAAGGGTTAAAATTAAAAATTGAGAAAGATCTAAGAGTATTCCCAGTGTCTAATTCTTCTTCAGATGTTATTGATTGTTTGAGAAAAAGTGCTTTATCTAAAAACGTAGAGATATTAACAAAATTTTTTGTAAAAGAAATTTCAAAAACTCCTGATAATATATTTAATATTTTTAGTATTAAGAAAGAAAAGGTAACTTCAAAAAATATTATTCTTTCAACTGGAGGTAATCCAAGCGGATATAAATTAGCTCAAAATCTTGGACACAACATTGTTAAACCTTTACCATCGCTTTTTACTTTTTCTACAAAAGAACCAAATTTGGATGAATGTAGTGGGGTATCGGTAAAGGGCATAGATATAGAAATAAAATTAAACACTAAGACTTTTCAAAATAGAGGCGATTTACTAATAACTCATTGGGGTTTTAGTGGGCCAGCAGTATTAAAACTTTCATCAATTGCTGCACGAGAACTTTACAACCAAAAATATAAATTTAATCTAATCATTAAATGGTCTGCTTTAAGTTATGAGGAGTTAAAAGAAAAAGTTAACTATTTAAGATTAAATAAAGGCAAGGTGAATCTAATAAACAGTAGACCTCTTCCAAAGTTAACAAAAAGATTATGGATTTTTTTGTTAAATAAAGTAGGTATTGATAAAGAGAAAAAGTGGGCCGATTTACTGGCGGATGAAAGAGAGAAAATGATAAATATTCTAAAGAGAGACAAATATATAATTTCGGGCAAAGGACCATTTGGAGAGGAATTTGTTACTTCTGGAGGTGTAAAAATTAATGAAGTTAATTTTAAAAGTATGGAGAGCTTAATTTGTCCAGGGTTATTTTTTTCTGGAGAAGTTTTAGATGTTGATGGGATTACAGGTGGATTTAATTTTCAACATTGTTGGACTAGTGGATGGATCGCCGGGATTGCAGTCTCAAAGTTAAATCATTAA
- a CDS encoding high light inducible protein — protein MKNNETKIVEKEKIVAEKLNGRFAMIGFIALIGAYLTTGQIIPGFI, from the coding sequence ATGAAAAATAACGAAACAAAAATAGTCGAAAAGGAAAAAATCGTTGCTGAAAAGCTTAACGGAAGATTCGCAATGATCGGTTTTATCGCTCTAATAGGAGCATACCTAACAACAGGTCAAATCATACCAGGGTTTATTTAA
- a CDS encoding DUF1543 domain-containing protein yields the protein MEKIENNFLYLVVLGGRVKKANIELHDVRWVVGSKIEDTYDTLRKNWFGSSKGLHIDSYKKIQYLDGYKINLRNIENLKINNNKFSNKSSTKKNLWFVNIGGYDPTSMQEKHEFGLVIATNKLEAKNIAKSKWLIGCKKKHKDDLASLETLISCDDCKLIKKIDNWAIELTQDKNFIEEKNYPDWYGYQKIDGK from the coding sequence GTGGAAAAAATAGAAAATAATTTTCTCTATTTGGTTGTCCTTGGAGGAAGAGTAAAAAAAGCTAATATTGAACTTCATGATGTTAGATGGGTTGTTGGGTCTAAAATTGAAGATACATACGATACTTTAAGAAAGAATTGGTTTGGATCTTCAAAAGGTTTGCATATCGATAGCTATAAAAAAATACAATATTTAGATGGTTATAAGATAAATCTTCGAAATATTGAAAATTTGAAAATAAACAATAACAAATTTTCTAATAAGAGTAGCACTAAAAAGAATTTATGGTTCGTCAATATTGGAGGCTATGATCCAACTTCTATGCAAGAAAAACATGAGTTTGGATTAGTTATAGCTACAAATAAATTAGAGGCAAAAAATATAGCTAAATCTAAATGGCTTATTGGGTGTAAAAAAAAGCATAAAGATGATCTTGCTTCTTTAGAAACATTAATTAGTTGCGATGATTGTAAACTAATAAAAAAGATAGATAATTGGGCAATAGAATTAACTCAAGATAAAAACTTTATTGAAGAAAAAAATTATCCTGATTGGTATGGATATCAAAAGATAGATGGGAAATAA
- a CDS encoding high light inducible protein: protein MTKSGVTTESGGRQNMFPSETRPYIDESVSYDGYPQNAEKVNGRWAMVGFVALLGAYITTGQIIPGIF from the coding sequence ATGACGAAGTCTGGAGTTACTACAGAATCAGGTGGAAGACAAAATATGTTTCCATCAGAAACTAGGCCTTATATTGATGAATCTGTATCTTATGATGGGTATCCTCAAAATGCTGAAAAAGTAAATGGCAGATGGGCTATGGTAGGTTTCGTTGCACTATTAGGTGCATACATAACAACAGGCCAGATAATTCCAGGAATTTTCTAG
- a CDS encoding cupin domain-containing protein: MKVLITSPCSASVIIQYGIKSWPIWECEPSKFQWNYDDKEICLIIEGQAKISTQNGDIYLIKAGDLVEFPAGLNCQWEVTKSIKKHYRLGR, encoded by the coding sequence GTGAAAGTCCTAATCACTTCCCCTTGTAGTGCGAGCGTAATAATTCAGTATGGAATCAAAAGTTGGCCTATTTGGGAATGTGAGCCAAGCAAATTTCAATGGAATTACGATGATAAGGAAATTTGTTTAATTATTGAAGGCCAAGCGAAAATAAGTACCCAAAACGGCGACATTTACTTGATTAAAGCTGGAGATCTAGTTGAGTTTCCTGCTGGACTTAACTGCCAATGGGAAGTAACCAAAAGTATTAAAAAACATTATCGATTGGGTAGGTAA
- a CDS encoding DUF805 domain-containing protein: MLNDFFSAYKEFWIKATDFKGFTSRSNWWLVQLANLIISFLTIKIFLKTFGFNAYGLVCIIPQIAIDIRRIRDFGKDWKWIFINLIPIFGWILWFIWLGFGKTGNGKNKLM; this comes from the coding sequence ATGCTTAATGACTTTTTCAGTGCATATAAAGAGTTTTGGATTAAAGCTACAGACTTCAAAGGATTCACATCTCGATCGAACTGGTGGCTAGTTCAACTAGCGAATCTTATAATTTCTTTCCTAACTATAAAAATATTTTTAAAAACGTTTGGTTTTAATGCTTATGGATTAGTTTGTATTATTCCTCAAATAGCTATTGATATACGAAGAATCAGAGATTTTGGAAAAGATTGGAAATGGATTTTTATTAATTTAATACCTATCTTCGGATGGATCTTGTGGTTCATCTGGCTAGGCTTTGGAAAGACTGGTAATGGGAAAAATAAACTTATGTAG
- a CDS encoding M protein, producing the protein MSIPFYDFPSSPILIIGALGIAVAIAVFFVSYQKYFNSPLNKELAEKKKALIKEQKELNERLEKIEQDLKNL; encoded by the coding sequence TTGTCAATTCCATTTTACGACTTTCCTTCATCTCCAATTTTAATAATTGGTGCTCTTGGCATTGCAGTAGCAATAGCAGTTTTTTTTGTCTCTTACCAAAAATATTTCAATTCTCCTTTGAATAAAGAGCTTGCAGAAAAGAAAAAAGCCTTAATTAAGGAACAAAAAGAATTAAATGAAAGATTAGAAAAAATAGAACAAGATTTAAAAAATTTATAA
- a CDS encoding LptF/LptG family permease produces MKLSNKSLIKSTINKLISPWYSIPLIDRWLLGQIIPPMLFAISAFTVISLSVGVMFDLIRKIVEYGLPLFLALKVLFFSLPSFLVLSFPMAVLLSTLLAYGKLSSNSELLALKSLGIKTSRIISPAIALSIFMTGLTFYFNDNLVPKSNKLAETTLRAGIGSSFSEEKGKENIMFSRYGSRINSETKKPTKNNSKLTHIFYSQWYENKIMKNVTVLDFSREDFQQILKANSGRFDKKSSSWIFSNGSIVSIDSGGQTTNIQFKEYKYPFVEGPMELAKVPKDANEMTLKQAIQAEKIYKKTGNLKEVRRMKVRIQEKFTLPFACLVFGLIGSSLGSKSNLRSSKSQGFGLSVILILIYYVMSFIFSSFGVKGILPPIFAAWLPVLISLGGGIYLLRKSSSF; encoded by the coding sequence TTGAAACTTTCAAATAAATCACTAATTAAATCAACTATTAATAAATTAATTAGTCCTTGGTATTCAATACCTCTAATCGATAGATGGTTACTTGGGCAAATAATACCCCCTATGTTATTTGCTATTTCTGCTTTTACTGTTATCTCATTATCTGTTGGGGTAATGTTCGATCTAATAAGGAAAATAGTTGAGTATGGTTTACCACTTTTTCTAGCGTTAAAAGTTCTCTTTTTTAGCTTACCAAGCTTTCTAGTGTTGTCATTCCCGATGGCAGTTTTACTCTCTACTTTATTAGCCTATGGAAAGTTATCAAGCAATTCTGAATTATTAGCACTGAAATCATTGGGAATAAAAACTTCAAGAATTATTTCTCCAGCTATCGCTCTTTCAATATTTATGACAGGATTAACTTTTTACTTTAACGATAATTTAGTTCCCAAAAGTAACAAGTTAGCTGAAACAACATTAAGAGCAGGGATAGGAAGTTCTTTCAGCGAAGAAAAAGGAAAAGAAAACATTATGTTTTCAAGATATGGATCCAGAATAAATTCCGAAACTAAAAAACCAACAAAAAATAATTCTAAACTCACTCATATTTTTTATTCCCAATGGTATGAAAACAAGATCATGAAAAACGTTACAGTATTAGATTTTTCCAGAGAAGATTTTCAACAAATTTTAAAAGCAAACTCTGGAAGATTTGACAAAAAAAGTTCTTCTTGGATTTTTTCTAACGGGAGTATTGTATCAATTGATTCAGGTGGACAAACTACAAATATTCAATTTAAAGAATATAAATATCCATTTGTGGAAGGACCCATGGAGTTAGCAAAAGTACCTAAGGATGCCAATGAAATGACTTTAAAGCAGGCTATACAAGCAGAAAAAATTTATAAAAAAACTGGAAACTTGAAAGAGGTTAGAAGAATGAAAGTCCGCATTCAAGAAAAATTTACTCTACCTTTTGCATGCTTGGTCTTTGGTTTAATAGGAAGCAGTCTGGGATCTAAATCTAATTTAAGATCTTCAAAAAGCCAGGGATTTGGATTGAGCGTAATTCTTATATTAATTTATTATGTAATGTCATTTATATTTAGTTCCTTCGGAGTAAAAGGTATTTTACCTCCAATTTTTGCTGCATGGTTACCTGTCTTAATTTCTCTGGGAGGTGGAATTTATTTGTTAAGAAAATCAAGTTCTTTTTAA
- a CDS encoding DUF938 domain-containing protein, translating to MDNRLFYSSTQRNRDCIGDVLSRIIKKGSVLEIGSGSGEHGVVFQKRFPGIIWQTSDPELVHRKSISSWIEYEDLTKNMPQPLEIDVEKIPWKIPLRLAHSLQGIVSINMIHVAQWSCTVALFRESGKLLNKGQFLILYGPFKICNKHTSESNYFFDNSLKMQNGLWGIKNLEEVCDESKKNGFSQEDIIKMPANNFSIIYRKIFDK from the coding sequence TTGGATAATAGACTGTTTTATTCGTCAACTCAAAGAAATAGAGACTGCATTGGTGATGTACTCTCCAGAATTATAAAAAAAGGTTCAGTATTGGAAATCGGGAGTGGCAGCGGTGAACATGGAGTGGTTTTTCAAAAACGCTTTCCTGGAATAATTTGGCAAACAAGTGACCCAGAGTTAGTGCATAGAAAAAGTATAAGTTCTTGGATTGAGTATGAAGACCTAACTAAGAATATGCCCCAGCCTCTTGAGATTGATGTAGAAAAAATTCCTTGGAAAATTCCATTGAGATTAGCTCATTCTTTGCAAGGAATAGTCTCTATAAATATGATTCATGTTGCACAGTGGTCTTGTACTGTAGCACTCTTTAGAGAGTCAGGAAAATTACTCAATAAGGGGCAATTTTTGATTTTGTATGGGCCATTTAAAATTTGTAATAAGCATACAAGTGAAAGTAATTATTTTTTCGATAATTCTTTAAAAATGCAAAATGGTCTATGGGGTATTAAAAATCTTGAGGAAGTTTGTGATGAGAGTAAGAAAAATGGTTTTTCTCAAGAGGATATTATTAAAATGCCTGCAAATAATTTTTCGATAATTTACAGAAAAATTTTTGATAAATGA
- a CDS encoding DUF1643 domain-containing protein, producing the protein MKNLFLERSCLISANKLYRWSLSYKISKSKKEIIFIGLNPSLSDEIFLDNTTKKIIKISKNNDYGKVKLINLFALISSKPEKLFKHKNPVGYLNNNHICKNLKHWSESKNCDLWLGWGNKGKFLNRNKRISKKIMQYNSIRENNFDNPLGPLLIKKTIKDNPIHPLYCSDNSILQSYF; encoded by the coding sequence TTGAAAAATTTATTTCTAGAAAGAAGTTGTTTAATAAGTGCTAACAAACTATATAGATGGAGCTTAAGTTATAAGATTTCTAAATCTAAAAAAGAGATTATCTTTATTGGTTTAAATCCCTCATTATCGGATGAAATTTTTTTGGACAACACAACAAAAAAGATAATCAAAATTTCGAAAAACAATGATTACGGCAAAGTAAAATTAATAAATTTATTTGCTCTTATTTCAAGCAAACCAGAAAAACTTTTTAAACATAAAAACCCTGTGGGTTATCTAAACAATAATCATATTTGTAAAAACTTAAAACACTGGTCTGAAAGTAAAAATTGTGATTTATGGTTAGGTTGGGGTAACAAAGGTAAATTTCTAAATAGAAATAAAAGAATATCAAAAAAAATAATGCAATATAACTCAATTAGAGAAAATAATTTTGATAATCCTCTTGGACCGCTTTTAATTAAGAAAACAATCAAAGATAATCCAATACACCCTCTATATTGTTCTGATAATTCCATCCTCCAATCTTATTTTTAG
- a CDS encoding GAF domain-containing protein has translation MQNLVSKKEEEERRLKALAEYRILGTKPESCYDDITKIAATTCNVPISLMTLVDKDKQWFKSKIGLQISETRRDWSFCTHAIKENSPLIIHDAFQDERFINNPLVTGDPKIRFYAGFPLRNSDGNKLGTLCVIDRKPGNLTTQQFNIMELLSKQIVSFLELRKKSLNLLDALSNLHKQEGILSVCSYCREVKNKEGDWMHLEKYLSKISDIRFSHGVCDNCMEKHFPDVIEVWNKKDFFEDGQKRFLDS, from the coding sequence ATGCAGAATCTTGTATCAAAAAAAGAAGAAGAGGAAAGAAGATTAAAAGCTTTAGCAGAATATAGGATTTTGGGAACCAAGCCAGAATCATGTTATGACGATATTACAAAAATTGCTGCTACTACTTGTAATGTGCCTATTTCTTTAATGACTTTGGTTGACAAAGATAAACAGTGGTTTAAATCCAAAATAGGACTTCAAATATCAGAAACTAGAAGAGATTGGTCTTTTTGTACACATGCAATAAAAGAAAATAGTCCATTAATTATTCATGATGCTTTCCAAGATGAAAGATTTATAAATAATCCATTGGTAACTGGAGATCCAAAGATTCGTTTTTATGCAGGTTTTCCTCTTAGAAATAGTGATGGTAATAAGCTTGGAACTCTGTGTGTAATAGACAGAAAGCCAGGAAATCTTACTACACAACAATTTAATATTATGGAATTATTATCCAAGCAAATAGTTTCATTTTTAGAGCTTAGAAAAAAGTCATTAAATTTGCTAGACGCTTTATCTAATTTGCATAAACAGGAAGGGATTTTATCTGTATGTTCATATTGCAGAGAAGTGAAAAATAAGGAGGGCGACTGGATGCATTTAGAAAAATATCTTTCCAAAATTAGTGATATTAGATTCAGTCATGGGGTTTGTGATAATTGTATGGAAAAACATTTCCCAGATGTAATTGAAGTGTGGAATAAAAAGGATTTTTTTGAAGACGGCCAAAAAAGGTTTTTAGATTCCTAG
- a CDS encoding high light inducible protein: MTPKAERFNGWAAMLGFVAAVGAYVTTGQIIPGWF, from the coding sequence ATGACTCCAAAAGCAGAACGTTTTAACGGTTGGGCAGCAATGTTAGGTTTCGTTGCAGCAGTCGGTGCATACGTAACCACTGGTCAAATTATTCCAGGTTGGTTCTAA
- a CDS encoding DUF2214 family protein, which yields MLLGTLLTGEIAKSALVAYVHYLGIILCFGSLLFERLTLKVGLNRNETISMIIADVVYGLAGVAILVTGILRVKYFGQGGDFYTGNPVFWIKVSLYILVGLLSLYPTTTYILWAIPLSKNKLPEISENLVERFRLIITTELVGFATIPLFATLMARGVGLG from the coding sequence ATGTTATTAGGAACTTTATTAACAGGTGAAATTGCTAAAAGTGCATTAGTAGCATATGTTCATTACTTAGGAATTATATTGTGTTTCGGTTCTCTTTTATTTGAAAGATTGACTCTCAAAGTAGGTCTTAATAGAAATGAGACGATTTCAATGATAATTGCAGATGTAGTCTATGGTTTGGCAGGTGTTGCAATATTGGTCACTGGAATTTTGCGAGTTAAGTATTTTGGTCAAGGAGGTGATTTTTATACAGGTAATCCTGTTTTTTGGATAAAAGTTTCTCTTTACATTCTGGTGGGATTACTTTCTTTATATCCAACAACAACCTATATCTTATGGGCCATTCCATTAAGTAAGAATAAATTACCTGAAATATCAGAAAATCTAGTTGAGAGGTTCAGACTTATCATTACTACTGAATTAGTGGGCTTTGCAACAATACCTTTGTTTGCCACGCTCATGGCTAGAGGTGTAGGTTTAGGTTGA
- a CDS encoding fatty acid desaturase → MPKVYRGEFLIKPFLKRNNFRASYQIISTIIPIISIWLIIYHITNQPFSLLIKGFLLIPSIVLLTLFSSRTFSLMHDCGHNSLFTKRKLNRLFGFLLGLVNGIPQKSWSIDHAFHHRNNGNWEIYKGPVDVLSLEDYASLTKREQIFYKVSRNWIMLFPGGFFYLVLKPRLGLIIIIFNLIKDILKETFIKIKNRQISQLLAINSRVKPPFSDYGDNFGELSELIINNIVVIIGWIFMCKWLGIVFFLSFYSIVLTLSAAILMCVFFVQHNYENAYAKNTKNWDLIDGAILGSSNLDIPNWLNWFLADISFHSIHHLSERIPNYNLRACHKANIHLLQQSKFLKLRDFYNCFKYIIWDNKNEKLIPIS, encoded by the coding sequence ATGCCTAAAGTATATAGAGGTGAATTTTTAATAAAGCCATTTCTAAAAAGAAATAATTTTAGAGCTTCTTATCAAATTATTTCTACCATCATTCCGATAATCTCAATTTGGTTAATCATCTACCACATCACAAATCAACCTTTTTCATTATTGATTAAAGGATTTCTATTAATACCTTCGATAGTTCTACTAACTCTATTCTCTTCTCGAACATTCTCATTAATGCATGATTGCGGTCATAATTCTCTTTTTACAAAACGGAAATTAAACCGCTTATTTGGATTTTTACTTGGCTTGGTTAATGGTATTCCACAAAAGTCATGGTCGATTGATCATGCATTTCATCATAGAAATAATGGAAATTGGGAAATTTATAAAGGGCCCGTAGATGTTTTAAGTCTTGAAGATTATGCATCCCTTACAAAAAGAGAGCAAATATTTTATAAAGTAAGTCGAAACTGGATTATGCTTTTCCCTGGCGGTTTTTTTTACTTGGTTTTAAAACCCAGATTAGGACTTATTATTATTATTTTTAATTTAATTAAAGATATATTGAAAGAGACTTTTATCAAAATCAAAAACAGACAAATTTCTCAACTTCTAGCTATTAATTCAAGAGTCAAACCACCTTTTTCTGATTATGGAGATAATTTCGGTGAACTAAGTGAATTAATAATCAATAACATAGTAGTAATAATAGGCTGGATTTTTATGTGCAAATGGTTGGGGATAGTTTTTTTCTTATCATTTTATTCCATTGTATTAACATTATCAGCAGCAATTTTAATGTGTGTTTTTTTCGTACAACATAACTATGAGAATGCGTATGCTAAAAATACAAAAAATTGGGATCTCATCGATGGAGCTATTTTAGGTAGTAGCAATTTAGATATCCCTAATTGGCTAAATTGGTTTTTAGCAGACATATCCTTCCACAGCATTCATCATCTCTCTGAGAGAATACCAAATTACAACTTAAGAGCTTGTCATAAAGCAAACATTCATTTGCTCCAACAATCAAAGTTCTTAAAATTAAGAGATTTTTATAACTGCTTCAAATATATTATTTGGGATAATAAAAATGAAAAATTAATTCCTATAAGTTAA
- a CDS encoding EamA family transporter: MIGILSAFGAATSWTYACCIWRTQTQKYKSIDINLIKNIIAFLVFIPAFINLSSITELKHIFILLISGIIGIGLGDTFYLKSLQTIGTRKTLSIETLSPLIAALSGETFINENLATKSWVGIIIVSISLFIILKKGNNLKEENAPFSEKNNIKIFAFPFLSVLCAVLGGLFSRMVFLQSNLSPFLTTEIRLLGAIIFLISLKGFNINFFLKDIEKKQQKKFLISILLGTNIGILLQQVVFKTLPIGLGWALLSTSPVISLFFAKNEEREITKKIIFFTCFLLFGLTLIIL; the protein is encoded by the coding sequence TTGATTGGAATCCTTTCTGCTTTTGGAGCCGCTACATCTTGGACTTATGCGTGCTGTATTTGGCGCACGCAAACTCAAAAATATAAATCAATAGATATAAATTTAATAAAAAATATAATAGCTTTTTTAGTTTTTATACCTGCTTTTATTAATCTCAGTTCTATAACAGAATTAAAACACATATTTATCTTATTAATAAGTGGAATAATAGGTATTGGTTTAGGTGATACTTTCTATTTAAAGTCACTACAAACAATTGGTACAAGAAAAACTTTATCTATAGAAACGCTTTCTCCCTTAATAGCTGCTTTGTCAGGAGAAACTTTTATTAATGAAAATTTAGCAACTAAATCATGGGTTGGAATAATCATAGTATCCATTTCGCTATTCATAATTCTCAAAAAAGGGAATAATTTAAAAGAGGAAAATGCACCTTTCTCAGAAAAAAATAACATTAAGATTTTTGCTTTTCCTTTTTTGTCAGTTTTATGTGCAGTTCTTGGAGGTCTTTTTTCAAGGATGGTTTTCCTTCAAAGCAATTTATCTCCTTTCCTTACAACTGAGATAAGATTATTGGGAGCAATAATTTTTTTGATTAGTCTAAAAGGATTTAATATTAATTTTTTCTTAAAAGACATTGAAAAGAAACAACAAAAAAAATTTTTGATTTCAATACTTCTTGGAACCAATATAGGGATATTGCTACAACAAGTCGTTTTTAAAACCCTTCCCATAGGATTAGGATGGGCTTTATTAAGCACATCTCCAGTAATTTCCTTATTTTTTGCTAAGAATGAGGAAAGAGAAATTACCAAAAAAATAATATTTTTTACTTGTTTTTTATTGTTTGGCTTGACATTAATAATTCTTTAA